A window of Terriglobia bacterium contains these coding sequences:
- a CDS encoding RES family NAD+ phosphorylase, which produces MRFWRICRERYAAAAANGEGARLYGGRWSSRGVPAVYASTSLALAAVETFVNLEPNLLPADLAFIEGDIPDALGIERLELKELPDGWHRTRDESLRRFGDKWIRAGQTVGLLVPSAAIRGDWNILLNPAHPNLPAVKFHAKRRFEFDVRMFR; this is translated from the coding sequence ATGCGGTTCTGGAGAATCTGCCGCGAACGCTATGCCGCCGCTGCCGCCAACGGTGAAGGAGCGCGGCTCTATGGCGGACGTTGGAGCAGCCGTGGCGTGCCGGCGGTGTACGCCTCAACCTCACTCGCACTCGCAGCCGTCGAGACCTTCGTGAATCTGGAACCGAATCTCCTACCGGCTGATCTCGCATTCATCGAAGGAGACATCCCCGATGCGCTCGGGATCGAACGCCTGGAGCTCAAGGAACTGCCCGACGGTTGGCATCGCACGAGAGACGAATCTCTGCGCCGCTTTGGAGACAAGTGGATCCGCGCTGGACAAACGGTCGGGCTGCTCGTCCCTTCCGCAGCCATTCGAGGCGACTGGAATATTCTGCTGAATCCTGCCCACCCGAACCTCCCAGCAGTTAAGTTTCATGCGAAGCGGCGGTTTGAGTTCGACGTACGAATGTTTCGCTAA